The Stenotrophomonas rhizophila genome has a window encoding:
- a CDS encoding dipeptidase, producing the protein MTLRSLSLLVSLALCAPLSAHAIEFSAQELARAATLQKKLLTLDSHLDTPANFHREGFDIQQRHDHNALSQVDLPRMVDGALDGGFWAIYTDQGDRSPAAHQHDRDAGLLRLMEIREMLAAHPETFALALTAADAARIKAAGKRVVYISMENASPLVDDPTLLSFYHQAGLRLLSTVHFANNEFADSATDTKGAEWKGLSPAGKALVDEAVRLGIVIDQSHASDAVFDDLIQRMPVPFVLSHSSAKAIYNHPRNLDDVRLKQLAKAGGVIQVNAYGGYLIDTGKNDARKQAEDALMKQIGADYDDLSMAQGVQLKQGLAEIDQRLPLRRATLDDFFAHFEHILGVVGPEHVGIGLDWDGGGGLTDLQDVSDLPKITAWLLRKGYTEKQIAGIWGGNLLRVLQQAQDHANKK; encoded by the coding sequence ATGACGTTGCGCAGCCTGTCCCTGCTGGTGTCACTGGCGCTGTGTGCGCCGCTGTCGGCCCACGCCATCGAGTTCAGCGCGCAGGAGCTTGCGCGCGCTGCCACCCTGCAGAAGAAACTGCTTACCCTCGACAGCCATCTGGACACGCCGGCGAACTTCCACCGGGAAGGCTTCGACATCCAGCAGCGACACGACCACAACGCGCTGTCGCAGGTGGATCTGCCGCGCATGGTGGACGGCGCGCTGGATGGCGGGTTCTGGGCCATCTACACCGACCAGGGCGACCGCAGCCCGGCCGCACACCAGCACGACCGCGATGCGGGCCTGCTGCGGTTGATGGAAATCCGCGAGATGCTCGCTGCGCATCCGGAGACCTTCGCGCTGGCACTGACCGCCGCCGACGCCGCCCGGATCAAGGCGGCCGGCAAGCGCGTGGTGTACATCAGCATGGAAAACGCCAGCCCGCTGGTCGACGACCCCACGTTGCTCAGCTTCTACCACCAGGCCGGCCTGCGCCTGCTCAGCACGGTGCACTTCGCCAACAACGAGTTTGCCGATTCGGCCACCGACACCAAAGGCGCCGAATGGAAGGGCCTGAGCCCGGCCGGCAAGGCATTGGTGGACGAAGCGGTACGGCTCGGCATCGTGATCGACCAGTCGCATGCCTCCGATGCGGTGTTCGATGACCTGATCCAGCGCATGCCGGTGCCGTTCGTGCTGTCGCACAGTTCGGCCAAGGCAATCTACAACCACCCGCGCAACCTGGACGACGTGCGCCTGAAGCAGCTGGCCAAGGCCGGCGGGGTGATCCAGGTGAACGCGTATGGCGGCTACCTGATCGACACCGGCAAGAACGACGCGCGCAAGCAGGCCGAAGACGCGCTGATGAAGCAGATCGGCGCCGACTACGATGACCTGAGCATGGCCCAGGGCGTGCAGCTGAAGCAGGGCCTGGCCGAGATCGACCAGCGCCTGCCGCTTCGGAGGGCAACCCTGGACGATTTCTTCGCCCACTTCGAACACATCCTGGGCGTGGTCGGCCCCGAGCATGTGGGCATAGGGCTGGACTGGGACGGCGGCGGCGGGCTTACCGACCTGCAGGACGTGAGCGATCTACCGAAGATCACCGCCTGGCTGCTGCGCAAGGGCTACACCGAGAAACAGATCGCGGGGATCTGGGGCGGCAACCTGCTGCGTGTGCTGCAGCAGGCGCAGGATCATGCCAACAAAAAATGA
- a CDS encoding class I SAM-dependent rRNA methyltransferase — protein MNTVPNPVVRLKNAWRSSHPWIFQKLVEKPAVRPKPGAIVDVVGVDGEWIGRGFYNGHSRIAVRILETDQRVPVDAGWFSRKIAQAVSLRRDVLKLDAISDAWRVVHSEGDGLSGLVVDRYGDLVVVEFFAAGMFRHREWVYEALREQFPGCRFHSFADEHVQKQESFDFHGNTTTEAAVITEYGVKFRADPAGAHKTGFFADQRENRQWLSQEVEGKSVLDLCCNTGGFAVYAAARGASDVLGIDIDEDVIAIAKGNARLNNVRPRFVQSDIFPWLRDAANRGEQFDVVILDPAKMTRDRDQVITALKKYLDMNKLALGVVKPGGLFATFSCTGLVAEDQFLDMLRRAAFYSGRTIQILKVAGAGPDHPFMAHVQESRYLKAVFCRVLD, from the coding sequence ATGAATACCGTCCCCAATCCCGTTGTCCGCCTTAAAAACGCCTGGCGCTCCAGCCACCCGTGGATCTTCCAGAAACTGGTCGAAAAGCCCGCCGTCCGCCCGAAACCCGGCGCCATCGTCGACGTGGTCGGCGTGGATGGGGAGTGGATCGGGCGTGGCTTCTACAACGGTCATTCGCGCATCGCCGTGCGTATCCTTGAGACCGACCAGCGCGTCCCCGTCGATGCCGGCTGGTTCTCGCGGAAGATCGCCCAGGCGGTGTCGCTGCGCCGTGATGTCCTGAAGCTGGACGCGATTTCCGATGCCTGGCGCGTGGTGCACAGCGAGGGCGACGGCCTGTCCGGCCTGGTGGTGGACCGCTACGGCGACCTGGTGGTGGTGGAGTTCTTCGCCGCCGGCATGTTCCGCCACCGCGAGTGGGTCTACGAGGCGCTGCGCGAGCAGTTCCCCGGCTGCCGCTTCCACAGCTTCGCCGACGAACACGTGCAGAAGCAGGAAAGCTTCGACTTCCACGGCAACACCACCACCGAAGCGGCGGTCATCACCGAGTACGGCGTGAAGTTCCGCGCCGACCCGGCCGGTGCGCACAAGACCGGCTTCTTCGCCGACCAGCGCGAAAACCGGCAGTGGCTGAGCCAGGAAGTGGAAGGCAAGTCGGTGCTGGACCTGTGCTGCAACACCGGTGGCTTTGCGGTGTACGCGGCCGCGCGCGGTGCCTCTGATGTGCTGGGCATCGACATCGACGAAGACGTGATCGCCATCGCCAAGGGCAATGCGCGCCTGAACAACGTGCGCCCACGCTTCGTGCAGTCCGACATCTTCCCGTGGCTGCGCGACGCGGCCAACCGCGGCGAGCAGTTCGACGTGGTGATCCTGGATCCGGCGAAGATGACCCGCGACCGCGACCAGGTGATCACTGCGCTGAAGAAGTACCTGGACATGAACAAGCTGGCGCTGGGCGTGGTCAAGCCCGGTGGCCTGTTCGCCACGTTCTCGTGCACCGGCCTGGTGGCCGAGGACCAGTTCCTGGACATGCTGCGTCGCGCGGCGTTCTACTCCGGGCGCACCATCCAGATCCTGAAGGTCGCCGGCGCCGGCCCGGATCATCCGTTCATGGCCCACGTGCAGGAATCGCGTTACCTCAAGGCCGTGTTCTGCCGCGTGCTGGATTGA
- a CDS encoding TerC family protein produces the protein MQTIGNLWLWGGFGAVVIIALLVDLVLMRHGGPHKVTFKEALWWSIGWVALALAFNGGLWYYLNETAGQVVANKVGLEFLTGYLVEKALAVDNIFVFLMIMGYFAVPEEQRQKVLIIGILGAIVLRTIMIFAGSVLLTKFHWLLYVFGAFLLFTGWKMWFSAGQEPDLETNPALRWMRKHLRLLPDYAGNAMSVMRDGKRWYTPLFVVLILIAVTDVIFAVDSIPAIFAITTDPFIVLTSNVFAVLGLRAMFFLLAGMADRFHLLPYGLALVLAFIGAKMMLIDIFKIPTPISLGVVAVIIAATVVLSLKNPPKTGDA, from the coding sequence ATGCAGACGATCGGTAATTTGTGGTTGTGGGGCGGCTTCGGCGCGGTGGTGATCATCGCGCTGCTGGTCGATCTGGTACTGATGCGACACGGCGGCCCGCACAAGGTGACCTTCAAGGAGGCCCTGTGGTGGTCGATCGGCTGGGTGGCGCTGGCCCTGGCCTTCAACGGTGGCCTCTGGTACTACCTGAACGAGACCGCCGGCCAGGTGGTGGCCAACAAGGTCGGCCTGGAGTTCCTGACCGGTTACCTGGTCGAGAAGGCCCTGGCGGTGGACAACATCTTCGTGTTCCTGATGATCATGGGTTACTTCGCGGTGCCCGAGGAACAGCGGCAGAAGGTGTTGATCATCGGCATCCTGGGTGCGATCGTGCTGCGTACGATCATGATCTTCGCTGGCAGCGTGCTGCTTACCAAGTTCCATTGGCTGCTCTACGTGTTCGGCGCGTTCCTGCTGTTCACCGGCTGGAAGATGTGGTTCTCGGCCGGCCAGGAGCCTGACCTGGAGACCAACCCGGCCCTGCGCTGGATGCGCAAGCACCTGCGCCTGCTGCCCGATTACGCCGGCAATGCCATGAGCGTCATGCGCGACGGCAAGCGCTGGTACACCCCGCTGTTCGTGGTGCTGATCCTGATTGCCGTCACCGACGTGATCTTCGCGGTAGACAGCATCCCGGCGATCTTCGCCATCACCACCGACCCGTTCATCGTGCTCACCTCCAACGTGTTCGCGGTGCTGGGCCTGCGCGCGATGTTCTTCCTGCTTGCCGGCATGGCCGACCGCTTCCACCTGCTGCCGTACGGCCTGGCCCTGGTGCTGGCCTTCATCGGCGCCAAGATGATGCTGATCGACATCTTCAAGATCCCCACCCCGATCTCGCTGGGCGTGGTTGCGGTGATCATCGCCGCCACCGTGGTGCTGAGCCTGAAGAACCCGCCGAAGACCGGCGACGCGTAA
- a CDS encoding rhomboid family intramembrane serine protease: MNANLPLPAGEPPVSSRNDRGRVVRAFNLSLAFVLVLVAVFTAQGHFDWRPWAVAPLESDGLLGILGAPLLHGSVQHLAANSFALLILGTLAGSVYPKATLRAFPLLWIGSGLGAWLLGDIGSRHLGASGITHGLMFLVFVLGLLRRDRPAIAAGLIAFLFYGSMLITILPHEPGVSWQSHMGGAFAGIISALLFRLSDPMAPRKRYSWEEEDEDALEAQRDSDLEPPSPHRVPVLWQPREGQDFVVLPFRPRDSDSSR, encoded by the coding sequence ATGAACGCCAACCTGCCCCTGCCTGCCGGCGAGCCGCCGGTCTCTTCCCGCAACGACCGTGGCCGCGTGGTGCGGGCGTTCAACCTGAGCCTGGCCTTCGTGCTGGTGCTGGTGGCGGTGTTCACCGCGCAGGGTCACTTCGATTGGCGCCCCTGGGCCGTGGCCCCGCTGGAAAGCGACGGCCTGCTGGGCATCCTCGGTGCGCCGCTGCTGCATGGTTCGGTCCAGCACTTGGCCGCCAATAGCTTTGCTCTATTAATTCTTGGCACTTTGGCAGGCAGCGTCTATCCAAAGGCGACCCTGCGGGCCTTCCCGCTGCTGTGGATCGGCTCCGGGCTGGGCGCCTGGCTGCTCGGCGATATCGGCAGCCGCCATCTGGGCGCCAGCGGCATCACCCACGGCCTGATGTTCCTGGTGTTCGTGCTGGGCCTGCTGCGTCGGGACCGCCCCGCCATTGCCGCCGGCCTGATCGCCTTCCTGTTCTACGGCAGCATGCTCATCACCATCCTCCCGCATGAGCCGGGTGTGTCCTGGCAGTCGCACATGGGTGGCGCCTTCGCCGGCATCATCAGCGCGCTGCTGTTCCGCCTGTCCGACCCGATGGCCCCGCGCAAGCGTTACAGCTGGGAAGAGGAAGACGAGGACGCGCTGGAGGCACAGCGCGACAGCGACCTCGAGCCGCCCTCCCCGCACCGCGTGCCGGTGCTGTGGCAGCCGCGCGAAGGGCAGGATTTCGTCGTGTTGCCGTTCCGCCCGCGGGATTCGGATTCCTCCCGGTAG
- a CDS encoding glycerophosphodiester phosphodiesterase, with protein MSAESSPPAPRKAAVYGHRGASALLPEHTLAAYAQAIADGADYIEPDLVMTKDGVLVSRHENEISGTTDVATHPEFASRRTTKTIDGERIEGWFTEDFTLAELKTLYARERLPQLRSTAFDGQFRIATLDEIVTFLVQQAGRAGRGIGLVPEIKHGTYFKGIGLPMEDLLLKTLQANPYTRVAPVTIQSFEVGNLRYLRSKLGRDSNIRLLQLLGDPKQQPGDVLAAKGSQRYVDMITPAGLDQIAGYADGIGPSLRMVIPLDANGRLGPPTSLVRDAHAVGLMVVPYTFRPENAFMAAEFRKGEPNTRNPDGSVAEMRAYLATGIDAFFTDDPALGRKAVDGTP; from the coding sequence ATGAGCGCTGAATCTTCCCCACCCGCGCCGCGCAAGGCGGCGGTGTACGGCCATCGCGGCGCCAGCGCGCTGCTGCCCGAACACACCCTGGCCGCCTACGCGCAGGCCATTGCCGATGGCGCCGACTACATCGAGCCGGACCTGGTGATGACCAAGGACGGGGTGCTGGTGTCGCGGCACGAGAATGAGATCAGTGGTACCACCGATGTGGCCACCCATCCCGAGTTCGCCAGCCGCAGAACGACGAAGACCATCGATGGCGAACGCATCGAAGGCTGGTTCACCGAAGACTTCACCCTGGCCGAGCTGAAGACCCTGTACGCCCGCGAGCGCCTGCCGCAGCTGCGCAGCACTGCCTTCGACGGCCAGTTCCGCATTGCCACGCTGGACGAGATCGTCACCTTCCTGGTCCAGCAGGCCGGTCGCGCCGGGCGCGGGATCGGGCTGGTGCCGGAGATCAAGCACGGCACCTACTTCAAGGGCATCGGCCTGCCGATGGAAGACCTGCTGCTGAAAACGCTGCAGGCCAACCCCTACACCCGCGTGGCTCCGGTGACGATCCAGTCGTTCGAGGTGGGCAATCTGCGTTACCTGCGCAGCAAGCTTGGGCGCGACAGCAACATCCGCCTGCTGCAGCTGCTGGGTGACCCGAAGCAGCAGCCGGGCGACGTGCTCGCCGCCAAGGGCAGCCAGCGCTATGTCGACATGATCACGCCCGCCGGGCTGGACCAGATCGCCGGCTATGCCGATGGCATTGGACCCAGCCTGCGCATGGTGATTCCGCTGGATGCCAACGGTCGCCTCGGCCCGCCGACCTCACTGGTGCGCGATGCGCACGCGGTAGGCCTGATGGTGGTGCCGTATACGTTCCGGCCGGAGAATGCCTTCATGGCCGCCGAATTCCGCAAGGGTGAGCCCAACACGCGCAATCCCGACGGGTCGGTGGCGGAGATGCGCGCCTACCTGGCCACCGGGATCGATGCGTTTTTCACCGATGATCCGGCATTGGGGCGCAAAGCGGTGGATGGCACCCCGTAA
- a CDS encoding virulence RhuM family protein: MFTGTQTPRRAIEEQAMEKKTLIRNSTAEFLIFTRQAGEASIEARYEDETVWLSQKLMGELFGVDVRTVSEHLQNIFASQELGPEGTIRKFRIVQKEGSREVSRTVDFYNLDAIISVGYRVNSVRATQFRQWATGVLREFALKGYVLDRQRMENGSFLGEDYFERLLAEIREIRLSERRFYQKITDIYATSLDYNKDAPTTKAFFAKVQNKLHYAIHGHTAAELISTRADSNLPHMGLTSWASAPDGRILKTDVGVAKNYLTQEELDSLGRIVNAYLELAEDRARRRIPMSMEDWAKRLDAFLEFDDRKVLKNSGKVSAKLAQSHAETEFEKYRIVQDRLFESDFDKEVKELAAGAGDVAGGA, from the coding sequence TTGTTCACCGGCACCCAGACTCCCAGACGTGCCATCGAGGAGCAGGCGATGGAAAAAAAAACACTGATCCGAAACAGCACTGCCGAGTTCCTGATCTTCACCAGGCAGGCAGGCGAGGCGAGCATTGAAGCCCGCTACGAGGATGAGACTGTATGGCTGTCCCAAAAGCTGATGGGAGAGCTCTTTGGAGTAGATGTTCGCACCGTCAGCGAGCATCTTCAGAACATATTTGCGAGCCAGGAGCTTGGACCTGAAGGAACTATCCGGAAATTCCGGATAGTTCAAAAGGAGGGCTCAAGGGAGGTGTCCCGAACGGTGGACTTCTACAACCTGGACGCGATCATCTCGGTCGGCTATCGAGTCAATTCGGTACGGGCGACGCAGTTCCGCCAATGGGCTACCGGAGTACTGCGCGAGTTTGCCCTCAAAGGGTATGTGCTCGACCGGCAGCGCATGGAGAACGGCAGCTTTCTGGGCGAGGACTATTTCGAGCGCCTGCTCGCCGAAATCCGCGAGATACGTCTCAGCGAGCGGCGCTTCTACCAGAAGATCACCGATATCTACGCTACCAGCCTGGATTACAACAAGGATGCCCCAACGACCAAGGCATTCTTCGCCAAGGTTCAGAACAAGCTTCACTACGCCATCCACGGGCACACGGCCGCAGAGCTGATCAGCACGCGGGCAGACAGCAACCTTCCCCACATGGGCCTGACGTCCTGGGCGAGCGCACCGGATGGCAGGATCCTGAAGACCGACGTTGGGGTGGCGAAAAACTATCTCACCCAGGAAGAGCTGGATTCACTGGGCCGGATCGTCAACGCCTACCTCGAACTGGCAGAAGACCGCGCTCGCCGCCGAATTCCCATGAGCATGGAAGACTGGGCCAAGCGGCTCGACGCATTCCTGGAATTTGATGATCGCAAGGTCCTCAAGAACAGTGGCAAGGTCTCCGCGAAACTGGCCCAGTCTCATGCGGAGACAGAGTTCGAGAAGTACCGGATCGTCCAGGATCGGCTGTTCGAGAGCGACTTCGACAAGGAAGTCAAAGAGCTCGCTGCCGGGGCCGGGGACGTCGCAGGAGGCGCATAA
- the mnmE gene encoding tRNA uridine-5-carboxymethylaminomethyl(34) synthesis GTPase MnmE, translated as MNAATDTIVAIATAPGAGGVGMLRVSGPQALRIAVDLGCPQLQPRHAHYARFRDAAGEVLDDGIALYFPNPRSFTGEDVVELQGHGSPVVLQQLVGRCIALGARQARPGEFSERAFLNGKLDLAQAEAIADLIAASDTRAARAARRSLDGVFSRRVEDAGEQLVRLRIHVEAAIDFADEPLDTLGGDQVRQGLGEVQLALATLRDDAERGRRLRDGLHAVLVGPPNAGKSSLLNALAGSERAIVTDIAGTTRDTLRETIRIDGLELTLVDTAGLRDGGDAIEREGMRRARAEMQRTDLAIIVLDARDPQAGHAAVADAIAGVPLQLWIHNKSDLLEALPADIDANVVHVSAATGQGLDRLHTRLRELASGSAGDSVEGEFSARARHVEAITLAIGHAERAEAELVHEHLELAAEELRLAHEALGEITGRMSADDLLGRIFSSFCIGK; from the coding sequence ATGAACGCCGCCACCGACACCATCGTTGCCATCGCCACCGCGCCCGGTGCCGGGGGCGTGGGCATGCTGCGCGTGTCCGGCCCGCAGGCGCTGCGCATCGCCGTGGATCTGGGCTGCCCGCAACTGCAGCCGCGGCACGCGCACTACGCGCGCTTCCGCGATGCCGCCGGCGAAGTGCTGGATGACGGCATCGCCCTGTACTTCCCGAATCCGCGCAGCTTCACCGGCGAAGACGTGGTGGAGCTGCAGGGCCACGGCAGCCCGGTGGTGCTGCAGCAGCTGGTGGGTCGCTGCATCGCGCTCGGCGCGCGACAGGCACGGCCAGGGGAATTCAGCGAGCGCGCCTTCCTCAACGGCAAGCTCGACCTGGCCCAGGCCGAGGCCATCGCCGACCTGATCGCGGCCAGCGATACCCGTGCCGCGCGCGCGGCGCGGCGCTCGCTGGACGGCGTGTTCTCGCGCCGCGTGGAAGATGCCGGCGAGCAGCTGGTGCGCCTGCGCATCCATGTGGAAGCCGCGATCGACTTCGCCGACGAACCGCTGGATACGCTGGGAGGCGATCAGGTTCGGCAGGGCCTGGGCGAAGTGCAGTTGGCGCTGGCGACGCTGCGCGACGACGCCGAACGCGGCCGCCGCCTGCGCGATGGCCTGCACGCCGTGCTGGTCGGCCCGCCCAACGCAGGCAAGAGCTCGCTGCTCAATGCACTGGCTGGCAGCGAACGCGCGATCGTCACCGACATTGCCGGTACCACCCGCGACACCCTGCGCGAAACCATCCGCATTGATGGGCTCGAGCTGACCCTGGTCGACACCGCCGGCCTGCGCGACGGCGGCGATGCCATTGAACGCGAAGGCATGCGGCGTGCGCGCGCGGAGATGCAGCGCACCGACCTGGCCATCATCGTGCTCGACGCGCGCGACCCGCAGGCCGGCCATGCCGCCGTGGCCGATGCCATCGCCGGGGTGCCGCTGCAGTTGTGGATCCACAACAAGAGCGACCTGCTGGAGGCACTGCCGGCCGACATCGATGCCAACGTCGTGCACGTCTCGGCCGCCACCGGCCAGGGCCTCGACCGCCTGCACACACGCCTGCGCGAGCTGGCCAGCGGCAGCGCCGGCGACAGCGTGGAGGGCGAGTTTTCCGCGCGCGCCCGCCACGTGGAAGCGATCACCCTGGCGATCGGCCACGCCGAGCGCGCCGAAGCAGAGCTGGTGCATGAACACCTGGAGCTGGCCGCCGAGGAACTGCGGCTGGCGCATGAGGCGCTGGGCGAGATCACCGGACGGATGAGCGCAGATGACCTGCTGGGGCGGATTTTCTCGAGCTTCTGTATCGGGAAGTAA
- a CDS encoding polysaccharide deacetylase family protein, whose protein sequence is MPRASSLFRLPSLLLLTLAVASCGNNDPAVPATPTPTQPSAQAAASADPAAAPLLTALQKQLDGHRRIIVLLADEAQQSARDRDTSSRIGQQLFHDGLDQRQAIATQFDALLRDGSPQRFATLGTVLDYIESAPELYDADRLAFREVLRDLHERIGTDSSLPAVKLHQRVGEDLDALDEIERNYNQEITNIFSRFDRTRAITLKREKWDDYLAHLHKQYSREAILRDYGVIEPYPMSMKDSDREIFGRDLPPKTVVLTFDDGPHKAYTDEVVAILKRYDVPGVFFEVGRNLGEVHADGSVKLGPMAGISRNLMEQGYAVGNHSLTHAQLSRTTGEALRQQVLVTDTLLKDVDKRRAPLFRFPYGARNAEGLQLLNEAGLKSIMWNIDSMDWADPVPESIVQRVLGQVQKEQRGIILFHDIHDRAVKALPQILDRLIAEGYQFAGWNGREFTVSRPRSAAASEATVTTGYEKSWAIVIGIDEYAKWPRLEYASHDAQAIADTLTGQFRFPSSQVIVLKDKQATRNNILAAFHDRLADDRTGRNDRVFVFFAGHGATRRLASGRDLGYIIPVDSDPNEFATDAIAMTDIQNIAESMQAKHVMFVMDACYSGLGLTRGGPSSSAFLRENAKRSARQMLTAGGSDQQVADSGPNGHSVFTWVLLQALAGKGDLNGDGLITGTELAAYVAPAVSAVSRQTPAFGSLPGSQGGEFVFQVPDSQEYLTADTRQLSADAIALNNRVDAAQDAKPAGEAPVTVADLQGGKSTLVVPAAVPTSDRQRAQQANDRGLQLYREKRYDEAVAQFTEALKLRPDFAQAANNLGFVYYRQQRYAEAARWLENTLKIDPSRAVAHLNLGDAYFHAGDKAKARQAYTTYLALQPQGSGAAQARAQLEKL, encoded by the coding sequence ATGCCCCGTGCGTCGTCGTTGTTCCGCCTGCCGTCCCTGCTGCTGCTGACCCTGGCCGTTGCCAGCTGCGGCAACAACGACCCCGCCGTCCCGGCAACGCCGACCCCGACGCAGCCCAGCGCGCAGGCCGCAGCCTCCGCCGACCCCGCGGCTGCGCCGCTGCTCACCGCCCTGCAGAAGCAGCTCGACGGCCACCGCCGCATCATCGTGCTGCTCGCCGACGAAGCGCAGCAGTCCGCGCGTGACCGTGACACCTCCAGCCGCATCGGCCAGCAGTTGTTCCACGACGGGCTGGACCAGCGCCAGGCCATCGCCACCCAGTTCGATGCGTTGCTGCGCGACGGCAGCCCGCAGCGCTTTGCCACCCTGGGCACGGTGCTGGACTACATCGAATCGGCGCCGGAGCTGTACGACGCCGACCGCCTGGCGTTCCGCGAAGTGCTGCGCGACCTGCACGAGCGCATCGGCACCGATTCCTCGCTGCCGGCGGTGAAGCTGCACCAGCGCGTGGGCGAAGACCTGGACGCGCTCGATGAGATCGAGCGCAACTACAACCAGGAAATCACCAACATCTTCAGCCGCTTCGACCGCACCCGCGCGATCACCCTCAAGCGCGAGAAGTGGGACGACTACCTGGCCCACCTGCACAAGCAGTACAGCCGCGAGGCGATCCTGCGCGATTACGGCGTGATCGAGCCTTATCCGATGTCGATGAAGGACAGCGACCGCGAGATCTTCGGCCGCGACCTGCCGCCCAAGACCGTGGTGCTCACCTTCGATGACGGCCCGCACAAGGCCTACACCGACGAAGTGGTGGCCATCCTCAAGCGCTACGACGTTCCGGGGGTGTTCTTCGAAGTGGGCCGCAACCTGGGCGAAGTGCATGCCGATGGCAGCGTGAAGCTGGGTCCGATGGCCGGTATCAGCCGCAACCTGATGGAACAGGGCTACGCGGTGGGCAACCACAGCCTGACCCACGCGCAGCTGTCACGCACCACCGGCGAGGCGCTGCGCCAGCAGGTGCTGGTGACCGACACGCTGCTCAAGGACGTGGACAAGCGCCGCGCGCCGCTGTTCCGCTTCCCCTATGGCGCGCGCAATGCCGAAGGCCTGCAGCTGCTCAACGAGGCCGGCCTGAAGTCGATCATGTGGAACATCGATTCGATGGACTGGGCCGACCCGGTGCCCGAATCGATCGTGCAGCGCGTGCTGGGCCAGGTGCAGAAGGAACAGCGCGGGATCATCCTGTTCCACGACATCCACGACCGCGCGGTGAAGGCACTGCCGCAGATCCTGGACCGGCTGATTGCCGAGGGCTACCAGTTCGCCGGCTGGAATGGCCGCGAGTTCACCGTCAGCCGCCCGCGCAGCGCTGCTGCCAGCGAAGCCACCGTGACCACCGGCTACGAGAAGTCGTGGGCGATCGTGATCGGCATCGACGAGTACGCCAAGTGGCCGCGGCTGGAATACGCCAGCCACGATGCGCAGGCCATCGCCGATACGTTGACCGGGCAGTTCAGGTTCCCGTCCTCGCAGGTGATCGTGCTGAAGGACAAACAGGCCACCCGTAACAACATCCTGGCCGCCTTCCACGACCGCCTGGCCGATGACCGCACCGGGCGCAACGACCGCGTGTTCGTGTTCTTCGCCGGCCATGGCGCCACGCGGCGGTTGGCGTCGGGCCGCGACCTGGGCTACATCATCCCGGTGGATTCGGACCCCAACGAATTCGCCACCGACGCCATCGCGATGACCGACATCCAGAACATCGCCGAAAGCATGCAGGCCAAGCATGTGATGTTCGTGATGGATGCCTGCTACAGCGGCCTGGGCCTGACCCGTGGCGGCCCCTCGTCGTCGGCCTTCCTGCGCGAGAACGCCAAGCGCAGCGCGCGGCAGATGCTCACCGCCGGCGGCAGCGACCAGCAGGTGGCCGACAGCGGCCCGAACGGCCATTCGGTGTTCACCTGGGTGCTGCTGCAGGCGCTGGCAGGCAAGGGCGACCTCAATGGTGATGGCCTGATCACCGGCACCGAGCTGGCGGCCTACGTGGCGCCGGCGGTATCGGCGGTGTCGCGGCAGACCCCGGCGTTCGGCAGCCTGCCCGGTTCGCAGGGTGGCGAGTTCGTGTTCCAGGTGCCCGACAGCCAGGAATACCTCACTGCCGATACCCGGCAGCTGTCGGCGGACGCGATCGCGCTCAACAACCGGGTGGATGCCGCGCAGGACGCCAAGCCCGCTGGCGAGGCGCCGGTGACCGTGGCCGACCTGCAGGGCGGCAAGAGCACGCTGGTGGTGCCGGCCGCCGTGCCGACCTCCGACCGCCAGCGCGCGCAGCAGGCCAACGATCGTGGCCTGCAGCTGTACCGCGAGAAACGCTATGACGAGGCCGTTGCCCAGTTCACCGAAGCGCTGAAGCTGCGCCCGGACTTCGCCCAGGCGGCCAACAACCTCGGCTTCGTCTACTACCGCCAGCAGCGTTACGCTGAAGCGGCACGCTGGCTGGAAAACACGCTGAAGATCGACCCGTCACGCGCGGTAGCCCACCTCAACCTGGGCGATGCCTACTTCCACGCCGGCGACAAGGCCAAGGCCAGGCAGGCCTACACCACCTACCTGGCGCTGCAGCCGCAGGGCAGCGGCGCTGCCCAGGCCCGCGCACAGCTGGAGAAGCTTTGA